The following coding sequences lie in one Fusarium poae strain DAOMC 252244 chromosome 1, whole genome shotgun sequence genomic window:
- a CDS encoding hypothetical protein (TransMembrane:1 (i55-78o)~BUSCO:10152at5125) encodes MAAASGLLKGKVGSGSAGYQPVYQDEGDGHDEGHPAPHVQPVAPRGPTRTYRNMVVILSGLVVILMAMNLYLSLPLAFSSGSGSCPDDPPRVPQYFQISPNLWPGVTETGKPAFMAQTRVFEPTATFVPNDPLQTSIPIEGMKEGNRSIFQMMGYLSPYSPSTGFGVDEYPIPPGAEIVQVQMLSRHGARYPTPGANVATLGERLANASASLKTTGALEFLNDWKYELGKAILVPRGRQELFESGILHSYMYGSLYNPQSKLIVRTTTQDRMLKSAENWMAGFFGLEWANNATIEVIIEAPGFNNSLAGSLNCPNVNKADYVTPVAAWYEKYLKDATDRFNNVTEGFTWTAADVWAAQNMCPYETVAYGFSRFCDLFTYEEWEHFGYSIDLGFSSGAGFQSPIGRATGLGYQQEVIARLKNHTLGYSGSQINTTLDGMTETFPLNQSLYFDFSHDTNIISILTAFGFRQFAEDLPTDKYPDGHEFVVSKITPFGARLDIEIIKAPQPVSPDRDGYQEGKETKYIHFVLNQRTLPLGKSFPECDVNRKDGWCELDTFLEVQDKMAEKAQFDYSCFGDYSAPPYGKVTDGVPPS; translated from the exons ATGGCCGCAGCTTCAGGGTTACTCAAGGGAAAGGTTGGTTCTGGTTCCGCAGGATACCAGCCAGTTTATCAAGATGAAGGCGATGGACACGATGAGGGTCACCCGGCACCCCACGTCCAGCCAGTCGCTCCCCGGGGGCCAACGCGAACCTACCGCAATATGGTGGTTATTCTCTCAGGCCTTGTCGTCATCCTCATGGCTATGAACCTCTACCTGAGTCTtcctttagcttttagttCCGGCTCCGGCTCGTGTCCGGATGACCCACCCCGAGTGCCCCAGTATTTCCAAATATCGCCGAACCTATGGCCCGGTGTGACGGAAACTGGCAAGCCGGCTTTCATGGCCCAGACTCGCGTCTTCGAGCCTACGGCTACTTTTGTCCCCAATGATCCGCTGCAGACCTCCATCCCGATCGAGGGCATGAAAGAGGGTAACCGAAGCATCTTCCAGATGATGGGTTACCTAAGTCCCTATTCTCCCTCTACCGGCTTCGGTGTTGATGAATATCCTATTCCCCCAGGTGCAGAGATTGTTCAAGTACAGATGCTGTCCCGTCATGGTGCCCGTTACCCAACCCCTGGTGCAAATGTTGCGACCCTTGGTGAACGTCTTGCGAATGCTTCAGCAAGTCTCAAGACCACCGGAGCCTTGGAGTTCCTCAACGATTGGAAGTATGAGCTCGGCAAGGCTATCCTAGTGCCGAGGGGCCGTCAGGAGCTTTTCGAGTCCG GTATCTTGCACAGCTACATGTATGGCAGCTTGTACAACCCCCAGAGCAAGCTCATTGTCAGAACCACC ACACAAGACCGTATGCTCAAGTCTGCTGAGAACTGGATGGCTGGATTCTTCGGTCTCGAGTG GGCCAACAATGCTACCATTGAAGTCATAATTGAAGCCCCTGGCTTCAACAACTCACTCGCCGGCAGTCTCAATTGCCCTAACGTAAACAAGGCGGATTACGTGACCCCTGTGGCGGCATGGTATGAAAAGTACTTGAAGGATG CGACGGATCGGTTCAATAACGTGACCGAAGGCTTTACTTGGACTGCAGCGGACGTTTGGGCTGCACAGAATATGTGTCCTTACGAGACTGTCGCCTATGGCTTCAGCAGATTCTGCGACCTCTTCACCTATGAGGAGTGGGAGCACTTTGGCTACTCGATCGACCTGGGATTTTCTTCCGGAGCCGGGTTCCAGAGTCCTATCGGT AGAGCAACCGGTCTTGGTTACCAGCAAGAGGTTATTGCACGCCTCAAGAACCACACCCTTGGTTACTCTGGCTCCCAAATCAACACCACTCTGGATGGCATGACAGAGACATTCCCTCTGAACCAAAGCCTCTACTTTGACTTCTCTCACGACACCAACATCATCTCTATTCTGACAGCTTTCGGTTTCCGCCAGTTCGCCGAAGATCTCCCCACCGACAAGTACCCCGATGGCCACGAATTTGTCGTCTCCAAGATTACACCTTTCGGTGCCCGTCTTGATATCGAAATCATCAAGGCACCCCAGCCTGTCTCGCCGGATAGGGATGGCTACCAGGAAGGCAAGGAGACCAAGTACATCCATTTTGTGCTCAACCAGCGGACTTTGCCCCTGGGCAAGAGTTTCCCAGAGTGCGATGTCAACCGTAAGGATGGTTGGTGTGAGCTTGACACGTTCCTTGAGGTTCAGGACAAGATGGCCGAAAAGGCACAGTTTGATTACTCTTGTTTTGGTGATTACTCAGCGCCGCCGTACGGTAAAGTTACGGATGGAGTGCCACCATCATAA
- a CDS encoding hypothetical protein (TransMembrane:11 (o38-58i70-88o127-148i160-178o190-214i226-246o258-279i291-310o316-336i348-369o389-414i)~BUSCO:16825at5125), with translation MSYVVPGPPTPFNGTNEELGGDSTTENLNQWYQSGDQAFILVSACLVLLMVPGIAFLYSGLARRKSALSMLWVVMMSFSVIVFQWYFWGFSLAFSTTSNNPFIGDLKHFGLRHVWGAPSVGSALIPALLYSFYQMMFCAVTAALTIGAVAERGRVIPSMVFIFFWATLVYCPLAYWVWNPNGWGFVNGVLDYAGGVPVEIGSGMSALAYSWVLGRRNEKMMMNFRPHNISLITLGTIFLWFGWLGFNGGSSFGANLRAVMACWNSCLTAMFAAMTWCILDFRLARKWSMVGWCSGTISGLVAATPASGFLDPWASIILGVVAGVACNFATKVKFLIRIDDSLDVFAEHGVGGIVGLIFNAFFARGSIIGLDGVNTGAIGGFMDGNYVVIGWQIAAIVGASAYAFVMSAIIAKIIDLIPGLKLRASEEAELLGMDDDQHGEFSYDYVEVRRDFLAWSPHRGEPAEDGDVLEPTHGIHEHQSMMNPSESDDARKTPSLNTPDVVAPDAVINEKHA, from the exons ATGTCTTACGTTGTCCCCGGACCCCCAACGCCCTTCAATGGCACCAACGAGGAGCTTGGTGGTGATTCCA CTACCGAAAACCTCAACCAATGGTACCAATCTGGTGACCAGGCCTTCATCCTCGTCTCAGCCTGTCTCGTCCTTCTCATGGTTCCCGGCATCGCCTTTCTCTACTCCGGTCTTGCTCGAAGAAAGTCAGCTCTTTCTATGCTCTGGGTCGTCATGATGTCCTTttccgtcatcgtcttcCAGTGGTATTTCTGGGGTTTCTCTCTCGCCTTTTCCACAACTTCCAACAACCCTTTCATCGGCGATCTCAAGCACTTCGGTCTCAGACACGTTTGGGGTGCTCCTTCGGTCGGATCGGCTCTGATCCCAGCTCTTCTATATTCTTTCTACCAGATGATGTTCTGCGCTGTCACTGCTGCTCTTACCATTGGTGCTGTCGCTGAGCGAGGCCGTGTCATTCCTAGCAtggtcttcatcttcttctgggCCACTCTCGTTTACTGCCCTCTCGCCTACTGGGTCTGGAACCCCAATGGTTGGGGTTTCGTCAACGGTGTTCTCGACTACGCCGGTGGTGTTCCCGTCGAGATTGGCTCTGGTATGTCCGCTCTTGCCTACTCCTGGGTTCTCGGCCGCCGTAAcgagaagatgatgatgaacttCCGCCCTCACAACATCTCGCTCATCACTCTCGGCACCATCTTCCTCTGGTTTGGCTGGCTTGGCTTCAACGGTGGCTCTTCCTTCGGTGCCAACCTCCGTGCTGTGATGGCTTGCTGGAACTCTTGCCTCACTGCCATGTTCGCCGCCATGACCTGGTGCATTCTCGATTTCCGCCTGGCCCGCAAGTGGTCCATGGTCGGCTGGTGTTCTGGTACCATCTCCGGTCTTGTTGCCGCTACTCCTGCTTCTGGTTTCCTCGACCCCTGGGCCAGTATCATTCTCggtgttgttgctggtgtcGCCTGTAACTTTGCCACTAAGG TCAAGTTTCTCATCCGAATTGACGACTCTCTCGATGTCTTCGCTGAGCACGGTGTCGGCGGTATCGTCGGTCTCATCTTCAACGCTTTCTTCGCTCGCGGCTCCATCATCGGCCTCGACGGCGTCAACACTGGTGCCATTGGTGGTTTCATGGATGGCAATTACGTTGTCATTGGCTGGCAAATCGCTGCCATTGTTGGTGCTTCTGCCTACGCCTTTGTCATGTCTGCCATCATTGCCAAGATCATTGACCTCATCCCTGGTCTCAAGCTCCGTGCTTCCGAGGAGGCCGAACTTCTTGGTATGGACGATGACCAGCATGGCGAGTTCTCCTACGATTACGTCGAGGTTCGCCGAGACTTCCTTGCCTGGAGCCCCCACCGTGGTGAGCCCGCAGAGGATGGTGACGTCCTTGAGCCCACTCATGGTATCCATGAGCACCAGTCCATGATGAACCCCAGCGAGTCAGATGACGCCCGCAAGACTCCTTCTCTCAACACACCGGATGTTGTCGCGCCCGACGCGGTCATCAACGAGAAGCATGCTTAG
- a CDS encoding hypothetical protein (BUSCO:22382at5125) translates to MANQQQPGNRKFQPISVGKCYAQTATDRFGDGAKAAVRDRERLNMGLHPQNSEVPFVWPGNDSDDERQSGSIYRLIPSMQKFRGNLTALSQVYNLYFSAYQGRIFVYRPRAAPSQALSGQPDLQLKPKASEVARVVGGALDESRPHTVNHMTTGFLGEEEVVLACYDDGDVVAYYTKDLAKRIFTCRGTTETSHKNQTTPKEFFHENVGISAWGLAVHRRSRLIAVSSNRHEVVVFALALTQNPPSRRTSVSRTTQPAIQTRTRNWRIVIRLPPAADNIPNVCFIDDRKGNAQRVGAVDVKGNAWLADIWKGNVGPIEVRPISETLMRSEEFFPAPSRGWGIFSLDEGDFLKVKTTEELFGLPTEQLEIVPAGNGQPLVNIRNALSKIPDNPQLIPPPLTAMPTIPGPAIWEPGLFQPWFAMPDGTGLLGSDGSDAAGEDEFEDTEESDEEGDTDGNSEVDTEVATVTGWGAINFPHYHAQEHGNNKSAASLPDNLHAWDETLKQADFKGRQHGKKDKDEATSGDIANPFKLDMTYFPHSNTVHPTLRDTIPMMKFLGNSRSTEHNRHPLTPQAHLADLGKKLFLLRTYEKDIELRSFAGSTSENLPSEIGVVCPDVLTFGRFRNVGLRGHFHATSRLNMIALAPELSLMAIGSPTGRVVIITLTRKPCPNEHHEITWEHGFRVEWVLPTGSDEAKHRKTLRPMHGMALGPVQTGDDVGGKVGGGGPAMPRRYRLMLHYRNHDILSYELTREEQTGKLCIF, encoded by the exons ATGGCAAACCAACAACAACCCGGCAACCGCAAATTCCAGCCAATATCCGTCGGAAAATGCTATGCGCAAACCGCCACAGACAGG TTTGGCGATGGCGCCAAAGCCGCTGTCCGCGATCGCGAGCGGTTGAACATGGGCCTGCATCCTCAGAACTCCGAAGTCCCCTTTGTTTGGCCTGGTAACGATTCGGACGACGAGAGACAAAGCGGATCTATATACCGATTAATACCGTCCATGCAGAAGTTCAGAGGCAACCTGACTGCTCTCTCCCAAGTATACAAT CTCTACTTCTCTGCATATCAAGGCCGAATATTCGTCTACAGACCCCGCGCCGCCCCCAGTCAAGCACTCTCGGGCCAACCTGATCTACAACTGAAACCTAAAGCGAGCGAAGTAGCTCGAGTGGTAGGAGGTGCACTCGATGAATCCAGGCCGCATACAGTAAATCATATGACAACCGGAttccttggcgaggaagaagTAGTCCTTGCGTGCTACGATGATGGCGACGTGGTTGCATACTATACCAAGGACCTAGCGAAACGGATCTTCACATGTCGTGGTACGACCGAAACGTCGCACAAAAACCAAACAACCCCAAAGGAGTTCTTTCATGAGAATGTTGGGATATCAGCTTGGGGTTTAGCTGTGCATCGAAGGTCTCGTTTAATTGCTGTCAGCTCGAATCGTCACGAAGTGGTTGTCTTCGCCCTCGCCTTAACCCAGAACCCCCCGAGTCGCAGGACAAGTGTATCCCGAACGACGCAGCCAGCTATTCAAACGCGGACCCGAAATTGGCGAATTGTGATCCGATTACCTCCAGCCGCGGACAATATCCCTAATGTCTGTTTCATAGACGATCGTAAGGGTAATGCGCAGCGTGTCGGTGCTGTTGATGTCAAGGGGAACGCATGGCTTGCAGATATCTGGAAAGGGAACGTAGGCCCAATTGAGGTCCGACCGATATCCGAGACTCTGATGAGGAGTGAAGAGTTCTTCCCTGCTCCGTCTAGAGGATGGGGAATATTCAGCCTCGACGAAGGGGATTTCTTGAAAGTCAAAACCACGGAGGAGCTATTTGGTTTACCTACAGAGCAACTTGAAATCGTCCCGGCGGGCAATGGGCAGCCCCTGGTGAACATTAGAAATGCCCTCTCGAAGATTCCTGACAACCCTCAATTGATCCCGCCTCCTCTCACAGCCATGCCAACCATCCCTGGCCCAGCTATTTGGGAGCCGGGTTTATTCCAGCCATGGTTTGCGATGCCGGATGGAACAGGACTACTAGGCAGCGATGGAAGCGACGCTGCAGGTGAGGATGAATTTGAAGACACCGAGGAAAGCGACGAGGAAGGCGACACAGATGGGAACTCTGAAGTTGATACAGAGGTTGCCACTGTTACGGGTTGGGGCGCCATTAACTTCCCGCATTACCATGCGCAGGAGCATGGCAATAACAAGTCGGCCGCCAGTCTTCCCGATAACTTGCATGCGTGGGATGAGACGTTGAAACAAGCCGACTTCAAAGGGCGGCAACACGgaaaaaaagacaaggacGAAGCTACATCTGGAGACATTGCAAACCCCTTCAAGCTCGACATGACATACTTTCCTCATAGCAACACGGTACATCCAACGCTCCGGGACACCATCCCCATGATGAAATTCCTGGGGAATAGTAGATCCACTGAGCATAACCGACATCCCTTGACACCGCAGGCTCATCTGGCAGATCTTGGGAAGAAGCTGTTTCTGCTACGAACATACGAGAAAGATATCGAGCTGCGTTCATTCGCTGGATCGACAAGTGAAAACTTACCATCAGAGATCGGAGTTGTTTGCCCAGACGTACTGACGTTTGGACGCTTTCGGAATGTCGGTCTGCGAGGGCACTTTCACGCGACAAGCAGGCTGAACATGATTGCTTTGGCCCCTGAACTTTCTCTCATGGCCATTGGGTCACCTACTGGACGGGTTGTGATCATAACACTAACACGAAAGCCTTGCCCTAACGAGCACCACGAAATTACCTGGGAGCACGGATTTCGAGTAGAGTGGGTGCTACCGACAGGATCTGACGAGGCCAAACATCGCAAAACCCTACGACCCATGCACGGGATGGCTCTGGGTCCAGTCCAGACGGGTGACGATGTCGGAGGTAAGgttggaggtggaggaccAGCAATGCCACGGCGATATCGGCTGATGCTGCACTATCGAAACCACGATATCTTGTCTTATGAGTTGACACGAGAGGAGCAAACGGGCAAATTATGCATTTTCTGA